The Alligator mississippiensis isolate rAllMis1 chromosome 8, rAllMis1, whole genome shotgun sequence genomic sequence CCCTCCCAACCCACCCACTTAGACTCCGCCCATCTAGATCCCACTCAAATAGGGTCCACCCACCCACTTAgacctgccccccacaccagctgTTTAGACTCCACCCATCTGGATCCCACCCACTTAGGCTCTACCCGTACTCCCATTGGCTCCCCCCTGGACCCAGTGGTCAGGACATCCAtggtgggagaggctgggagaTGCAGGAGCCccaagaggtgtgggggggtctTTGCAgctcacagcccccctccccctgcagtgaGCAATGCGGGGCGGGGGCTGGTGGGGCCGCTGGAGCTGCAGAGCGTGGAGGCTGCGAGGCGCCTGCTGGACACCAATGTGTTGGGGCTGCTACGACTCGTGCGCCAGGTGCTGCCCGACATGAAGCGCCGGCGTAGTGGCCACGTCGTCGTCATGAGCAGTGTCCTGGGCCTGcaaggtgggggtggcaggggcactggggCCCATAGGGGGCACAGGATGGGGCGGGGAGCATGCAGTGGGtcatggaggggcaggggggggctaTGGGACTAGAGAGGACCTGCagacagccattgggggggctgcagggtgggtcACGAGGACACAATAGGCTGGGGGGGACAGGTGGGTTACGGAGGGTAGGGGCTtcatggggcagggcaagggagaaCCTATGGGGtgggccatgggggcagctggaaGGGTCATGGGGGCTGAGAGGGGTCATAGGGCAGACTGGAGGGTCAaaagggcaggggggtgctgggaggggttggggggacagAATTCATCATGGAGGGGGCTAAAAGGGTGTATGGGGGATGCCACAGAGTGGGCCGTGGGGGTCCTGTGTAACGGCCCCAGGGTGAGGCTGGGAGCCACATAATAGGCCCTGGATGGGGGCTGGGTGGGATCATAATGAGTCACAGAGGGGAGTGCTGGGGCCCCGTGTCATGGGCCAGGGAGCACTGTGGGGCCAGGTATGTcctatggggtgggggaggccggAGTGGGGTTATGTAATCAGGTGATGTCCAGGTGGCGGGGGGTCCCCCTGGGAGGAGGTTGGAGCCATggtgcctgggggccagatgcctgggttctgggggcaatggggttggggggcatgtgggcactccccctcccccccccccccccccccagttgattcctcccatccttccttccccccaggcCTCCTCTTCAATGACCTCTACTGTGCCTCCAAGTTTGCGGTCGAGGGCTTCTGTGAGAGCCTGGCCTTGCAAGCCctgaaatttggggtgcagtgaGTAGCCGCAGGGAGTGGGGGGTTCCCCAACCTGGGCATGGTGGGAGTaggaaggggggcaggtggtCATTTTGGGTGTGGGatccccagaggtggctgcaacTGGGACCAGTAGTGGGGGTGGACTGAGGCGTCAGTATGGCCCTGTCTGTGTGGCACAAGGAAGTCTACTGCAGGGGGGGAGGCCACATGGGGTGTGCCTGGGGGGCCAGGGGGTAGGGGTCTGGGGCCCATACTGGGGGGTTTGGAAGGATCCTGCTTCAGTGGTGTTGGGGGCCACACCATGAGCTGGGGGGGTCTCATATAGCAGGCTACAAGGTGAAGGATCATGTTATTGACCACGTGAGGGGGGCTAGAGGGCCACACAATGACTCAGGGAGGTCAGGGGGTTCCCAGGTCATAGCCCACAGGGTGGAGGCTCTGGGGGAATTCCTGGCTGCCCTACATCTAACCCACATctgccctcctgcccaccccccagcatcAGCCTGATTGAGCCAGGGCCGGTGGCCACGGAGTTTGAGCGGAAGTTGTATGAGGAGGCGGCCACCCTGGATTTGTCCGGCCTGGACCCTGAGACGCGGGAGCTCTTCCAGGGCTTCTACTTGCCCTACTCTCGGGAGGTTTTTGCCGCCCTGGCCCAGTCGCCGGCAGAGGTGGCCGAGGTAGGAAATCCCCTTGCCCACAAATCCTCCATTTTCTGGGGTGCTGGCTGCCAACCCAGACTGGGCATGACTCAGCACCCTCCACCCtaaaagatgggggggggggggtggacggGTATGTCTCTGCTGTGACCCCTCCAAGccatggggggagagggcaggaccATCACCCAGGTCTCCCCAAGCAGGATAGGCCCTAAATCTACACCTCAGGGTGCCCGGAGCTGGGGTTTCTTGCAGCAGCTTTCTGGAACATGTCCtgctgtaagatttttttttctggggggcATGTCCAGGGCCCTTGTTAGTATCACTTGgatgctgcccccctccccagtgtttTGGGGGTTCAAGggcagacttggggggggggggggggtccagggtCCTTGTTATGTTCAGACCTGCTGACCTGCTTCCCCTGATTTTGGGAGTTCAGGGGGTGGGTCCGGCTGTGGGTGCCTggctgtggggggtggagagagtTTCActgacttcccccccctcccccagcactttGGGGGTTCAGGGTCTGGCAGGAGGCGGGGTCTGGCCATTGGGGGTATCGGGGACTCTGGTCAATCTGAGATCCACTGACTTTGCTCCTCCCTCAGCACTTTGGGGgttcagggtgggggggcatgtctGCAGCCCTAGTTGGTTTCAGacccagtcccccccacccccctagcATGTTGAGGATTTAGGACCTGGCCAGGGGGGAGCTCTGTGTGTCCTCAGCCCTAGTCAGTCTGGGATCCTGCCCCAACACAATGCTTTGCGGGGGtcaaggttgggggtggggtgggaactggATCCAGACTTGGGGGTATGTCTGCAGCTCTGGTCAGTTTCAGACCCACTGGATCCCcgccccccgcccaccccccagGGTTCAGGGTCTGGCTGGAGCATAGGTCTGTCTCAGGCCTGGTCAGTCTCTACCCCTCTCCCTTGGCCTTTTGGGGGTTCAAGATCCAGCCATAGGCTTCAGATccagaccccacccccaccatggcaCTTCAGGGGTTCAGGATCCAGCCGTGGAAGCGTCTATCCAGGGTCTTGCTCAGTCTCAGACCCACTgactccactcccccccccccctgtacTTTGGAGGTTCAggatctggcctggggagggCGGGGCATGCTCAGGGTTAGAGCAGCCTCAGACCCACTGATCCCTTTCCCCAGCACTTGGGGAAGATCTGTGTTCCCGGAGCCCCAGTCGGTTTCAGGCCCTggtccctcctccttcccctctccagcACACGGCTCGGGTGATCACGTCAGAGTCGCCGCCGTTCCGGTCCCAGACCAACAGCCTGTATGCACCGCTGGCCACACTGAAGCACGCAGACACTAGCGGGCACTTGCCCCTTGCTGCCTTCCAGCGCCTCATCTTCCAGCATGACCGGCTCTTCAAGGCCAGCCTCAGCCTGCTCAAGCTGCTGCAGTGGCGCAAGCGCCGGGACATGGACCACACCAAGACCCCTTGAGccccagccttccccccccccccatacagccACCTCCCCTCTAGCATCCTCAGGAGGGCGTGAGGTGCCGGCTTTTTTGTGGGGCGGgaatggggcaagggtggggagtAGGGATCTGGGTGGGGCTGTGAATTGCCCCTGGGGGCTGACCCCACTCAGGGGAGGTTCAATTTGTACTGTGGATTAAAGCAGCAGGGAGACCTGCATGGTGAAAGGCAGAGGAGAGGCGTCCTCTTGGGCTACAGATGGTGGAACTcgggtgtccgggctcccagccccccccatgacACCCCAGACCGCACTCCCAGAGTTGGGTGAGAACCTAGGCATCCAGGCCCCCAGCCCATCCCTGCTCTGACTCCCCAGACCTCACCCCCCTCCCAGGGctgagagagaacccaggtgtctggttCCTaggcccctgctctaaccaccccccgccccaactccccggagccaggggcagaacccaggcatctacCCCCACTCCTAGAGCTGGCGAGAGAATCCCAGCTGCCCCTCACAACTTGTTCCAACCCTGGTACAGAGCAGGACCTGCTAGAAGATGCTGGTAAGAGAGCCCAGCAACTACCATATTTCTTGGCATAGCAATGCCCAACCTGTGGCCCATATGGGGGGTACCTTAGGAACATTAAGGTTATCCAGGAAGCAGGTTTGAGGAGGCATTGCTGTCCCCAGGTtcactccctcctgccctgggaggggaaactgaggcacacacaGAGTGGCAAAATGACCTGACTAGACCTATGCAACAATGAGActtgcatccccagctggcaccTGCAGCCCTATCTCATCCTCCCTCTATGCTctgggaggggctggagctgatcTGAGGTCAACTTGAGGGAGTACCCCAGCctctacaaccccccccccccccccccccaactgggctgtttgagtTTGCAAAGCTAAGCAGGGTCTGGTTGGgttagagcagggatgggagaCCCAACTGAGAGTTAAGTGGCCTTGGTTGAAGTTAGCTCTTGGGGAAGGTAACTTTTATGTTTCTATGAAGCATTTTGGGGCCAGAATGCAcgttttggggggggtgggggcagaggtcaATCTTGGAATTGAAATGCGactgcttctggggtggaaccACAGGGACAGGAGGCTTGGGGTCCAGATGTCTGGGTTTTTCTGTTTATACatctttagttagtctataaggtgcatctctcacCTGCCTTTGACCTACACAGCCAAGTACCCGCAGCTCCACCAATCCCTGCACTCAGCCCTGCCCTTCCACCAATCAGTGTGGAGCCCTGTGTGTGAGCCTGCCCCTGAAAGGTAGCCAATAGGAGCACAGTAGGGCAGGTGTCAATGGGGGCTGTAGGGGTTCATGTCAGCATGGAAGGCTGAAGCTAGACATGATTTTTCCTGTGAAACTTTGGGGCaggaactacatttcccagcatgctGTGTGCCATGGGCTTAGGTGggaactacagctcccagcatgctctggggCCCTtgggtgcagccacttctggggggaggggcaaggaggcTGCGCAGCCATTGGTGGACACAGAATCCCTGACCTAGTTAaagtggggcctggggccaggactTGGGGTTTCTGCTCTGGGAGGGGCAGGTCTGGGCTGGGAGTGCGGGTGCCTGGGGTCTCTCTGCTTGGGGCAGcgaggggctggagcctggactCCTGGTTTTTGCTCTGTTTGCGGGAGGGGCTGGGACCTCCGCTGCCTGGGTTGTCTtctctgctgctggggggaagggtGCTCAGACACCATTTCCATTTGGGGCAGCGGGGCAAGAGGCTgcgagcctggatgcctgggttttagTTTCCgttgggggaggctgggagtCCAGATGCCTGAGTTCTGCTCCTATCGGGCCTCTCTGGCGCCAGGCGCACAAACCTCTCAGGCACACAGACCTCAGCGAAGAACATGCTGCTCTTGGCAGGGGGGAGATCTCGGCTGCCAGAGGCCTCAGGAGACCTGGAGGTGAATAATTCACTACAGCAGCGTGCAAATAGG encodes the following:
- the LOC102562085 gene encoding retinol dehydrogenase 8 isoform X1, with the protein product MSCRNVLITGCSSGIGLALAVHLARDELRRFRVVATMRDLGRRGELETRAGTALGHTLEIRQLDVDCEESVRRCVEAIPQRRVDVLVSNAGRGLVGPLELQSVEAARRLLDTNVLGLLRLVRQVLPDMKRRRSGHVVVMSSVLGLQGLLFNDLYCASKFAVEGFCESLALQALKFGVHISLIEPGPVATEFERKLYEEAATLDLSGLDPETRELFQGFYLPYSREVFAALAQSPAEVAEHTARVITSESPPFRSQTNSLYAPLATLKHADTSGHLPLAAFQRLIFQHDRLFKASLSLLKLLQWRKRRDMDHTKTP
- the LOC102562085 gene encoding retinol dehydrogenase 8 isoform X2, with protein sequence MSCRNVLITGCSSGIGLALAVHLARDELRRFRVVATMRDLGRRGELETRAGTALGHTLEIRQLDVDCEESVRRCVEAIPQRRVDVLGLLFNDLYCASKFAVEGFCESLALQALKFGVHISLIEPGPVATEFERKLYEEAATLDLSGLDPETRELFQGFYLPYSREVFAALAQSPAEVAEHTARVITSESPPFRSQTNSLYAPLATLKHADTSGHLPLAAFQRLIFQHDRLFKASLSLLKLLQWRKRRDMDHTKTP